From the genome of Pseudomonas helvetica:
CAGCACCGTCGACCCACTGATGCCATTGAGCTGACAAACAGCCAACGGCACCCCCAGCACCAATAGCAAATGGGTAACCTTGCTGACGACAAACAGCGTCCAGCCCCAGCGGCCCGGCAACACGTCTTTTGACTTGAGTGGCGTTTTTCCTAATCGATCCGACCAGTCAAATATCCAGGCGACATAGGGCAGCGACAACGCCGCGATCACCGGCCAGTAAAGGTGTTGATAGCGCATGTGTGCACGCCAACGCTGGAACGGAGTCTGTCGGAAGATGCCGTTCTCTTCCGTATCCAGGTCGTAATGTTCGACGTTGGCGTAGACGTGGTGAAAATCGACATGGCGCACCCGCCAGTAATCCGGATCCACACCCAACGGCAGCGTGACCAAGCGCCCTACCAGGCGGTTGGCCCAAGGTGCACGGAAGAAGACGTTGTGAGAGGCGTCATGATTGACCACCACGTTTAACAGCATTCCCATCATCACAAACAGGAAGTAGCAACCGACAAACGCCCACGCGTTGTGCTGCATCAGGCTCACGGCGTAGAACCCCGCGCACAACACCAGCAACACCAAGGCCCTGGCGAGCAGCCAACCATCGGCATAACGGTGGTCATCTGCCAGATAGGCGTGAGCCGCGCGCTTGAGTGCTTGATGAAAGGCCTGCTCGCCATCGGCGGGAAAGACCAGGGGCCTGAGCGACTCAGCCATGAGATTGCTCCACCGCAGGCGCAGCGTCGGATCGCCGCCGGGTGCAAGACCACAGCACCGCTACTCCGTGCACCCCAAGCGAGACAAGCACGACCTGCCAATACCCCTGTGACCACCTCAGCAGCCCGAGAAACAGCATTGGCAGCCCCAATGAAATTGCCAGCCACCCCATTACGCTCCAAGCGCGCCCTTGCACCATGCCCGCCAGCGCCACCGGTCCCAGCGCCAACAAGGTGAACAGCGCGACTTGCGGCCAATGAACGTTGGTGTAGCCGTAGCCATATTCATAGACATAGGCAATCACCCCGACAAACACCAGCAGCGCACCACTGAAAACGGTCAGGTTCGAGCAACGCCAGCGTCCGCCTTCATCGGACATGCTCACCGGCATGTGCATGTAGCGCAACAACGGCAGATTGCTCGCCCAGAATGGGTTTGCAGACGGTTTGGCGCCATCCACGCCATAGTCGAACGGCGCTTGCGGCAGGCTGGGACAAAACGTGCCGAACAGTTTGTCCCAGAAGATGAAACTGCCGCCAAAGTTCTTGTTCGAGTAGGCCATGTCTTTGACGTGATGTACCCGATGATGGGCAGGCGTGACGAACACCGACTCCAGGACTCCCAACTTGGGCGTCAATGCACTGTGATTAAACAGTTGAATTGTGTAATGCAGGATGGACACCGTGACAAACACCGACAACGGTACGCCCAGCACAGCCAACAGCATAAAGAATGGAATGGAGGTCAGTGACGAGTACCAAGAGTTGCGTACCCCCAATGACAGATTGAAATGCTCGCCCTGATGATGAACCACGTGCACCGCCCACAGCACACGCAAGTAGTGATGCGCCCGGTGCAACCAATAAAAACCGAAGTCCCAGGCAAACAGTGCAAATACCCAAGTCAGCACCGGTGGCCATGACTCAAACAGCGAGAGGCTGAAGTGGCTGGCGACATAGCCGTAACAGGTGATTTCCAGCCCACGGAACAACCACAGCATGAGATGGCCGGAGTTCAGGTTGAACATCACGTCATGCCAGTTGACCACGTCACGCTGGCGCCACTGCACGACCAGCATCTCGCCAATCACCACCAGCAACATGAACAGGATGGGGAACGCCAGATCAATCATCACGCCACTCCTCTGACCGCACGATAGCGAATCAAACCAACACACCGCACCAGCCATCCAGCCACCAGTGCCAACAACGTACCGCTGACCAGGTCAATCAACAGGTGTCGGCGTAACTGCAGGATCGAAAAGGCAATCGCCACAGCCCATAGGATGAACAACACCGTTCTCACTTTGTGCCTTTCATCGCCAACTGCCCATACGGCCAGCACCGTCAGTGCCATGTGCAATGACGGTAAGCAATTTTGCTTTGAGTCGAACCGTGTTAATGCACTCAACACTTCAGAGCTGAGGGTGGTGCCGTGATCGAGCGGATAGACCATGGTCGTCGGCCACAACACATAAACGACCCCCGCCCCTATCGCAGTCAGTTGCATGGACCTGGCCAACCATTTAACCCGATCAAGCGGGGCAAGCAGGTAAGCCAACGCAATCATGATGAAGAACGACAGGTACAACCAAATGGCGTGCGGGCTGAATGTGATCAGGCGATCAATCAATGAGGGCGAGATGACAGTCCCCGCGTCTTGAAGACGGTCAGTGAGGTTGTAAACAACCCCCACAGATCCCCAACCCAACAGCATGTGCCACAACCTTGGAAAGATTGCCTTGATCATGGATTCATCTGCCGAATGATTCGTCGTCTTTTCTGATCGAACGCTGGCATCACGGTCTGTACCGTCAGTTGCCACTCCAGTGGTTCGGTGGCGATCCCCTGTTGCTCGAACACTGCCACGAGTTGCGCGTGACACTGTGCCAACTCCTGTTGTGAACAGTCGGCAACGAGCTGTAAACGATGTTCGGCCTGTTGAATCAACCGGTAATCACTGGTCAGCGGCAACGCGTTGGCAATGGCCCGCGTGCACAGATCGGCAAATATCACCTGCGGCGTCCCCTGGCGATTGAGCAACAACAACTGGTCATCGCATCGACCTTCTATCCGTTCAATGGCCATGGTCGCTTGCCCGCACGGGCATGGGGTGGCCTTCCTGACCAGTACATCATCGAGCCGGTAGCGCACGATGGGTTGTGTGCTACGGGTGAAATCGGTGATCAACGGCGTAAAGCGATGCTCATCGATCCACTGTGGCTCGATGTAGAGAAACTCTTCATTCAAATGCAGCGTGCCATGGGAACATGAAGCTGCCAGAAAACCCTCGGTGGCCTGATACACCTCACCGATGTCAGGAAACACCTGCTCCAGTATCCGTCGATCATGTATGTCCAGGACTTCGGCTACCGAGATCACTTTCTTGACGTTGAGGGCCAGTTGCTGATCGAGGACCGCGAGCGCAAGCGCCCTCAACACCTGGGCCGGCGCGACAATGATCGTCGGTGCCTGCTGCTGCAAGCGCGGCAGTTGCGCCGGGAAAGGCGCAAACAGATCGTAGAACTCCAGGCTCAGCCAGCGGTTGTTCACGCTGTGGTAGAGGTTGTTGTCCGCACGTAAAAACAGCGCGACGCGTTCACCGGCAAAAATACCTTCGGGCAGCATCTTTGCCAGCATGCCACCGGCCCAGACCTGTTGCTCCCGCTCACTGACGACAAACACACCGCGCTGCCCCGACGTGCCAGACGACAACCCAACACTGTAGGCGCCGACCGTGGGGGTGAAGTCGCGTTCGGTTTCGCTGCGTCGGGCACACGCCAGTAACTGATCGCGCTGCAATTGGGCGGTGTTCATCTGGTCGAACTGCGCCATCATCAGCGCCTTATCCATCAGCGGCCACTCGGTCACCGACAGCGTGCTGTAAGGGCGAAAATAGGGACTCTGTGCAAGGACCCGTCGAGCGAAGCGCTTCAGCTGTTTTGCCTGATAGGCTTGCAGCACCGCACGATCGGTGAAGCTCAAACGCTGGGTACGAAAGTAGTGCCAGAGGGTCTTCACCGGAATCATAGGTCGCCCTCATGACACAGACGGATGTCGACATGACCGGCCGCCCACAGCTGGTTCAGTCGGCGGAGCGTGTCGTAATAGACGCGGGAATCATCCATCAGCAAATTGGCCAATACCGAGGGTCCGCGCAAGGTTTGATAGCTCTGGGCAGACCATCCGGCGTCACTGGCCAACAACGTCCAGCCTTCGTCGGTGAGAATGAATGCGCCGATATGCCCCGCCGCATGGCCTGGCAAAGGCACCAGGAAGATCTGCCCCTCACTTCCCGGCAGTTCAAAGCCGTGATCGAAAGGCGCCAACTGCTCAGACAAGCCCACCCGTGCAAAACTCTCCATAAACTGCAGTCGTGCTTCAAAACTCTCCGGGATCAAGCCGGGAATGAAGGCCTGCTTCAGCGCCGCAAACCCTCGCAGTGTCCGGGTTTGTTGCCAACCCTGGCCCGAGCAGATGAAATTGGTCTGGTTGAAATCACGCAGCCCGGCAATATGGTCGGCATGAAAATGCGAAAGGATCAGCCCCTCGATGTCATTGCCCGCCAAGCCTGCGGCGCGCAGTTGCTCGAGCAATGACTCGCGTGGGTCGAAGTACACCGGAGTGACCTGACGGTACACACGAAAGAGGCCGGACTGCGTCTGCTCCTGGAAATGCGTCGAGTAGCCGGTATCCCATAGCCAGCGACGACTGCCGACCTCCAGCAGATACGCCCGGGCCGGGAACTTACACACGCGCAGACCGGCCCCGCGTTGTGCCATGCAGGCGATATGGGTGCAGTAGCCCACCTCGAATTGGGTGACTTTAGCCATGAGCCGCCGCCCCCTGTTGCCTGAACCAGGCACCTGTTTGCTCGATCCCCTGCTCCATCGTGTAGCGTGGCGAGTATCCCAGTTCCTCAGTGGCGCGCACCTGGCTGAGCGTCATATCGAAATTCAACGCGGCGACGCTGTAGCGCGTCAGTTGCGGCTCTTTGCCCGTAGCGCAGCTCAGTAGCTCCAGCCCGCCGGCCAGTGCGTGCAAGAGTGGGTAGGGAATCGCCTGCAACTGATAGCGCAGGCCCAACTGTCCATGGAGCAAAAGATGCAGCATGTCAGCCAAGCGCATCGGCTGGTGGTTGGTGATGTTGTAGGCCGCCCCGGAAGGCA
Proteins encoded in this window:
- a CDS encoding acyl-CoA desaturase, which translates into the protein MAESLRPLVFPADGEQAFHQALKRAAHAYLADDHRYADGWLLARALVLLVLCAGFYAVSLMQHNAWAFVGCYFLFVMMGMLLNVVVNHDASHNVFFRAPWANRLVGRLVTLPLGVDPDYWRVRHVDFHHVYANVEHYDLDTEENGIFRQTPFQRWRAHMRYQHLYWPVIAALSLPYVAWIFDWSDRLGKTPLKSKDVLPGRWGWTLFVVSKVTHLLLVLGVPLAVCQLNGISGSTVLLAYAVSQMCASLLVVYLLLGTHWAQAQFYRAPDMAVMPHGWYRHNFSTACDWLTTPPWLRHFTGGLNYHLTHHLFPGWSHRHYPALAAIIEQLAVQHGMDYRCIGYRELLRQQQQFLRQMGQETSMDKVPQ
- a CDS encoding sterol desaturase family protein: MIDLAFPILFMLLVVIGEMLVVQWRQRDVVNWHDVMFNLNSGHLMLWLFRGLEITCYGYVASHFSLSLFESWPPVLTWVFALFAWDFGFYWLHRAHHYLRVLWAVHVVHHQGEHFNLSLGVRNSWYSSLTSIPFFMLLAVLGVPLSVFVTVSILHYTIQLFNHSALTPKLGVLESVFVTPAHHRVHHVKDMAYSNKNFGGSFIFWDKLFGTFCPSLPQAPFDYGVDGAKPSANPFWASNLPLLRYMHMPVSMSDEGGRWRCSNLTVFSGALLVFVGVIAYVYEYGYGYTNVHWPQVALFTLLALGPVALAGMVQGRAWSVMGWLAISLGLPMLFLGLLRWSQGYWQVVLVSLGVHGVAVLWSCTRRRSDAAPAVEQSHG
- a CDS encoding phosphatase PAP2 family protein; translated protein: MIKAIFPRLWHMLLGWGSVGVVYNLTDRLQDAGTVISPSLIDRLITFSPHAIWLYLSFFIMIALAYLLAPLDRVKWLARSMQLTAIGAGVVYVLWPTTMVYPLDHGTTLSSEVLSALTRFDSKQNCLPSLHMALTVLAVWAVGDERHKVRTVLFILWAVAIAFSILQLRRHLLIDLVSGTLLALVAGWLVRCVGLIRYRAVRGVA
- a CDS encoding F390 synthetase-related protein; this translates as MIPVKTLWHYFRTQRLSFTDRAVLQAYQAKQLKRFARRVLAQSPYFRPYSTLSVTEWPLMDKALMMAQFDQMNTAQLQRDQLLACARRSETERDFTPTVGAYSVGLSSGTSGQRGVFVVSEREQQVWAGGMLAKMLPEGIFAGERVALFLRADNNLYHSVNNRWLSLEFYDLFAPFPAQLPRLQQQAPTIIVAPAQVLRALALAVLDQQLALNVKKVISVAEVLDIHDRRILEQVFPDIGEVYQATEGFLAASCSHGTLHLNEEFLYIEPQWIDEHRFTPLITDFTRSTQPIVRYRLDDVLVRKATPCPCGQATMAIERIEGRCDDQLLLLNRQGTPQVIFADLCTRAIANALPLTSDYRLIQQAEHRLQLVADCSQQELAQCHAQLVAVFEQQGIATEPLEWQLTVQTVMPAFDQKRRRIIRQMNP
- a CDS encoding MBL fold metallo-hydrolase, with the translated sequence MAKVTQFEVGYCTHIACMAQRGAGLRVCKFPARAYLLEVGSRRWLWDTGYSTHFQEQTQSGLFRVYRQVTPVYFDPRESLLEQLRAAGLAGNDIEGLILSHFHADHIAGLRDFNQTNFICSGQGWQQTRTLRGFAALKQAFIPGLIPESFEARLQFMESFARVGLSEQLAPFDHGFELPGSEGQIFLVPLPGHAAGHIGAFILTDEGWTLLASDAGWSAQSYQTLRGPSVLANLLMDDSRVYYDTLRRLNQLWAAGHVDIRLCHEGDL